One window from the genome of Terrimicrobium sacchariphilum encodes:
- a CDS encoding OprD family outer membrane porin, giving the protein MRKVAAVLLATALCVSLARAQSFLFDDTEPPEEVSDLPTPFSPISEVEPGTALKGLSEDSFIRDTALSLRPRFYYRSVRNSLGVQDTFAGGGAVDLTTGWWKGFLRIGVTGYTTQPLVAVKNNNRSGLVESDGDGFFTLGQAWVKLRTGPATATLYRQTLNLPFINMNDARMIPNTFEAYQVRAEVWRDVQVNAGYITQMKGRDTPDFVPMSEVAGAPQVDRGTAFAGFVAGKETDAYLGAMSQLTPDLFCTSYVQTGYTWNVTDLFELRGDLQFADQRSVGAEYVGSFATQLYGGRLSASYGGALFSFAYTNTARDSNLRNPFGADPAFNMLMISDFAQAGEQSYGFGISYNFAKIGLSGLTAFSNYVYGALPQGDWEQEINATVDYRILKGPLNNLWLRLRYAFNEPGTGVPVEDFRVILNYTFTF; this is encoded by the coding sequence ATGAGGAAGGTCGCGGCCGTTTTGCTGGCGACGGCCCTTTGCGTCTCGTTGGCACGGGCGCAGAGTTTCCTCTTTGACGACACGGAGCCCCCGGAGGAGGTCAGCGACCTGCCGACGCCCTTCTCGCCCATCAGCGAGGTGGAGCCCGGCACGGCGCTGAAAGGGCTCTCCGAGGACTCCTTTATCCGCGATACCGCGCTAAGTCTCCGCCCGAGGTTCTATTACCGCTCGGTACGTAACAGCCTCGGCGTGCAGGATACTTTTGCAGGCGGCGGCGCGGTGGACCTGACGACGGGATGGTGGAAGGGATTTCTGCGCATCGGGGTGACCGGCTATACGACCCAGCCGTTGGTCGCGGTGAAGAACAACAACCGCTCCGGGCTGGTGGAGTCCGATGGCGACGGCTTTTTCACCCTCGGGCAAGCCTGGGTGAAACTCCGCACGGGACCAGCCACGGCCACACTCTACCGCCAGACGCTGAACTTGCCATTTATCAACATGAACGACGCCCGGATGATCCCGAACACCTTCGAGGCCTACCAGGTCAGAGCCGAGGTCTGGCGGGATGTGCAGGTCAATGCCGGGTACATCACGCAGATGAAAGGCCGCGACACGCCGGATTTCGTTCCCATGTCGGAGGTCGCCGGAGCGCCGCAGGTGGATCGCGGGACGGCCTTCGCCGGGTTCGTCGCCGGAAAGGAAACCGATGCCTATCTCGGCGCGATGAGCCAGCTCACACCGGACCTCTTCTGCACCAGCTATGTGCAGACAGGATACACATGGAATGTCACTGACCTGTTTGAGCTTCGGGGCGACCTGCAATTTGCCGACCAGCGGAGCGTCGGAGCGGAGTATGTCGGGAGCTTTGCCACCCAACTCTACGGCGGACGGCTCAGCGCGAGCTATGGCGGGGCGCTCTTCTCCTTTGCCTATACGAATACGGCGAGAGATTCCAACCTGCGCAACCCCTTCGGCGCAGACCCGGCTTTCAACATGCTCATGATTTCGGACTTTGCCCAGGCGGGCGAGCAGTCCTATGGCTTCGGGATCAGCTACAACTTTGCCAAGATCGGCCTCTCCGGGCTGACGGCTTTTTCCAACTATGTCTACGGAGCTCTGCCGCAGGGAGACTGGGAGCAGGAGATCAATGCCACGGTGGACTATCGCATCCTCAAGGGCCCGCTGAACAACCTGTGGCTGCGCCTGCGCTATGCCTTCAATGAGCCGGGAACCGGAGTGCCCGTGGAGGACTTCCGGGTGATCCTTAACTACACCTTTACCTTCTAG
- a CDS encoding HdeD family acid-resistance protein: MSDSSISSPVQALSKSRGWLIFAGFLSVFVGFFAMGSPFLFSIVLAQFLAAFILISGCISLALAIFGKHVAHRVLDGVLALFRIVAGIVLLACVASSVAVITLILAIFLIIEGVSVIIGAFKMREHAGWVWTLISGIAALVLGVMVYSRWPNDSAWVIGLFYGINSLFWGISLLSMGFAAPKSAAA, encoded by the coding sequence ATGTCCGACTCCTCCATCTCCTCTCCCGTGCAGGCACTTTCAAAAAGCCGGGGGTGGCTGATCTTTGCCGGTTTCCTTTCCGTCTTCGTCGGCTTCTTTGCCATGGGGTCTCCTTTCCTGTTCTCCATCGTGCTCGCGCAGTTTCTCGCCGCCTTCATCCTGATCAGCGGCTGCATCTCCCTGGCGCTCGCGATCTTTGGCAAACACGTCGCGCACCGTGTCCTTGACGGCGTTCTCGCCCTGTTCCGCATCGTGGCCGGTATCGTGCTGCTCGCCTGTGTCGCCTCCAGCGTGGCCGTGATCACGCTGATCCTCGCGATTTTCCTCATCATTGAGGGCGTCTCGGTCATCATCGGTGCGTTCAAGATGCGGGAGCATGCCGGCTGGGTCTGGACGTTGATCAGCGGCATTGCCGCCTTGGTCCTCGGCGTGATGGTTTACTCCCGCTGGCCCAATGACTCGGCCTGGGTGATCGGCTTGTTCTATGGAATCAACTCGCTCTTCTGGGGCATCTCACTGCTTTCCATGGGATTCGCCGCCCCCAAGTCGGCTGCAGCCTAA